CCCCTGTCGGAATATGAAGTTGAATGCGGGGCCAGGCTACACGGGCCCCTGTACGGGGCTTTCCCCGGTCGGGCCGACGACGGCGGCCTGACCGGGGAGAACGCCCCCACGCCGTGGATTCAGCGCTCGGAGGCCGCCAGCTGCCCGCAGGCGCCGTCGATCTCCTGGCCACGGGTGTCACGCACCGTGACGGGTACGCCGTGGGCCGCGATGGCGTCCACGAAAGCCTTCTCGTCCTCGGGACGGGAGGCCGTCCACTTCGAGCCGGGCGTCGGGTTGAGCGGGATCAGGTTGACGTGCACCCGCTTGCCCTTGAGCAGCCGGCCGAGCCGGTCGCCGCGCCATGCCTGGTCGTTGATGTCGCGGATCAGGGCGTACTCGATCGAGATCCGGCGGCCCGACTTCTCCGCGTACTCCCATGCGGCGTCGAGCACCTCGCGGACGTTCCAGCGGGTGTTCACGGGCACGAGGGTGTCACGGAGCTCGTCGTCCGGGGCGTGCAGCGAGACGGCGAGCCGGCACTTGAAGCCCTCGTCCGCGAAGCGCAGCATGGCGGGCACCAGGCCCACGGTGGAGACGGTGATGCCGCGCTGCGAGAGGCCCAGGCCGTCCGGCTCGGGGTCGGTCAGCCGGCGGATGGCGCCGACGACGCGGTTGTAGTTGGCGAGCGGCTCGCCCATTCCCATGAAGACGATGTTGGAGAGACGCGCGGGCCCGCCCGGCACCTCGCCGTCGCGCAGCGCCCGCATGCCGTCCACGATCTGGTGCACGATCTCGGCGGTCGAGAGGTTCCGGTCCAGCCCCGCCTGTCCGGTGGCGCAGAACGGGCAGTTCATCCCGCAGCCGGCCTGTGAGGAGATGCACATCGTCACGCGCTCCGGGTAGCGCATGAGGACGGACTCCACGAGCGTCCCGTCGTGCAGCTTCCAGAGCGTCTTTCGGGTGGTGTCGTCGTCGCAGCTGATGTGCCGGACCACGGACATGAGGTCCGGGAACAGCGCTTCGGCGAGCTTCTCCCGAGATCCGGCCGGGATGTTGTTCCACTGGGCCGGGTCGTGCGCGTACCGCGCGAAGTAGTGCTGCGAGAGCTGCTGCGCGCGGAACGGCTTCTCGCCGGTCGCGGCGACTGCCTCCTTGCGCTCGGCGGGCGTGAGGTCGGCGAGGTGCCGCGGGGGCCTCTTGGCTCCGCGGGGCGCGACAAAGGTGAGTTCTCCGGGCTTAGGCATGGTTCTTCCAGTGTCGCAGACGCGACGGGAAGGGCCCGCCGTCCTGTGGACAGCGGGCCCTTGACGCAAGAAGACGCAGGTGGAGCGGGTGGCGCGGGAACATTCCGGCCGATGGGACCGGCTTCGGAGCACCTCAGCCGGAACGTATCGCCTCAGCCGCTGCCGACGAACAGCACCAGCAGCAGCCAGACGACCGGGGCGGTCGGCAGGAGCGAGTCCAGCCGGTCCATGATCCCGCCGTGACCGGGCAGCAACGTACCCATGTCCTTGATGCCGAGATCCCGCTTGATCATGGATTCGCCGAGGTCGCCGAGGGTGGCGCTGGCGGCGACCGCGAGCCCCAGCAGGAGCCCTTGCCACCAGGAGCCGTCGTCGATCAGGAACTGCACGCACAGCGCGCCGCCCACCATCGCGAAGGCGATGGCCCCGAACAGACCCTCACGGGTTTTTCCGGGGCTGATGCGCGGGGCGAGCTTGTTCTTGCCGAACCGCCAGCCGACCGCGTACGCGCCGGTGTCACTGACCACCGTCAGCAGCAGGAACGTGAGCACCCGCCAGGGGCCGTCGTCCGCGGCCAGCATCAGCGCGACGAACGTCGCCAGGAACGGCACGTAGAACGCGGCGAAGACACCCGCCGTGACGTCCCGCAGGTATCCCTCCGGCTTCGCGGTCATCCGCCAGACGAGCACGGCCAGCGAGGTGAGCGCCATCGCGATCCAGGCGCCGTCGGCGCCCCACGCGTAGCCGGCCACGACCATGGCGGCGCCGCCCACCGCGAGCGGGACGAGCGGAGCCTTGATCGACTTCCGCTCGTCCAGCCGGGAGGTGAGTTCCCACAGGCCGACGACGACGGCGACGGCGACGACACCGACGAAGACGGCCTTGACGACGAACAGCGAGGCCACGACGACGGCGCCGAGGCCCACGCCGACCCCTATGGCGGCCCGCAGGTCACGCCCCGCCCGCTTCTTCTGCGGAGCGGGGGGCGGGACAGGCGCGGGTGTCCGCGGGGCGGGTGCGGGTGCCTGCGGCACCTCGTCGCGGAACAGGGGGCCACTGATGTGCGTGGCGTCCCCGTCCCGGCCGTCGTGGTCGTCTGCGTCGTCTCTACCTGCGTCGGGAGTGTCCGGCACGATGGGCATGGGCCGAGTCTGCTGGGCGCCGTGCGCATCGTGGGCAGGACCCGCCGGAGCGGCCGCGATCTCGGACGAGCCCCAGTAGCCGGCACCCTGCGGGGCGCCCAGGGAGGAGTCGTTCATCAGACTTCGAGCAGCTCGGCTTCCTTGTGCTTCAGCAGCTCGTCCACCTGCGTGACGTACTTCGCGGTGGTGTCGTCGAGCTCCTTCTCCGCGCGGCGCACCTCGTCCTCGCCGGACTCCTTGTCCTTGACGAGCTTGTCGAGCGCCTCCTTCGCCTTGCGGCGGATGGAGCGGATCGAGATCTTGGAGTCCTCGGCCTTGGTCTTGGCGACCTTGATGTACTCCTTGCGGCGGTCCTGGGTGAGCTCCGGGAAGACCACTCGGATGATATTGCCGTCGTTGCTGGGGTTGACGCCCAGGTCGGAGTCGCGGATCGCCTGCTCGACGTTGCGCAGCGCGGTCTTGTCGAACGGCGTCACCACGGCCATCCGCGGTTCGGGAACCGAGAACGAGGCCAGCTGGTTGATCGGGGTCAGCGCGCCGTAGTAGTCGGCGACGATCTTGTTGAACATCGCCGGGTGCGCGCGGCCGGTCCGGATCGCGGCGAAGTCCTCTTTCGCCACGACTACGGCCTTCTCCATCTTCTCCTCGGCCTCGAGGAGGATTTCTTCGA
The DNA window shown above is from Streptomyces sp. NBC_00247 and carries:
- the rlmN gene encoding 23S rRNA (adenine(2503)-C(2))-methyltransferase RlmN; this translates as MPKPGELTFVAPRGAKRPPRHLADLTPAERKEAVAATGEKPFRAQQLSQHYFARYAHDPAQWNNIPAGSREKLAEALFPDLMSVVRHISCDDDTTRKTLWKLHDGTLVESVLMRYPERVTMCISSQAGCGMNCPFCATGQAGLDRNLSTAEIVHQIVDGMRALRDGEVPGGPARLSNIVFMGMGEPLANYNRVVGAIRRLTDPEPDGLGLSQRGITVSTVGLVPAMLRFADEGFKCRLAVSLHAPDDELRDTLVPVNTRWNVREVLDAAWEYAEKSGRRISIEYALIRDINDQAWRGDRLGRLLKGKRVHVNLIPLNPTPGSKWTASRPEDEKAFVDAIAAHGVPVTVRDTRGQEIDGACGQLAASER
- a CDS encoding phosphatidate cytidylyltransferase; the protein is MNDSSLGAPQGAGYWGSSEIAAAPAGPAHDAHGAQQTRPMPIVPDTPDAGRDDADDHDGRDGDATHISGPLFRDEVPQAPAPAPRTPAPVPPPAPQKKRAGRDLRAAIGVGVGLGAVVVASLFVVKAVFVGVVAVAVVVGLWELTSRLDERKSIKAPLVPLAVGGAAMVVAGYAWGADGAWIAMALTSLAVLVWRMTAKPEGYLRDVTAGVFAAFYVPFLATFVALMLAADDGPWRVLTFLLLTVVSDTGAYAVGWRFGKNKLAPRISPGKTREGLFGAIAFAMVGGALCVQFLIDDGSWWQGLLLGLAVAASATLGDLGESMIKRDLGIKDMGTLLPGHGGIMDRLDSLLPTAPVVWLLLVLFVGSG
- the frr gene encoding ribosome recycling factor, translated to MIEEILLEAEEKMEKAVVVAKEDFAAIRTGRAHPAMFNKIVADYYGALTPINQLASFSVPEPRMAVVTPFDKTALRNVEQAIRDSDLGVNPSNDGNIIRVVFPELTQDRRKEYIKVAKTKAEDSKISIRSIRRKAKEALDKLVKDKESGEDEVRRAEKELDDTTAKYVTQVDELLKHKEAELLEV